Proteins found in one Pseudomonas mosselii genomic segment:
- a CDS encoding RNA polymerase factor sigma-70 codes for MAEQLSTSKCDSPLLQAFVDNRSILVKIAARITGCRSRAEDVVQDAFFRLSAAPQITSSFKAQLSYLFQIVRNLAIDHYRKQAMELKYTGSEEEGMNVVIQNASPEATHINLATLEHIADALDELPKRTRYAFEMYRLHGVPQKDIAKELGVSPTLVNFMIRDALIHCRKSSRLG; via the coding sequence ATGGCGGAACAACTATCCACAAGTAAGTGCGATTCACCATTACTCCAGGCATTCGTCGACAACCGCAGCATCCTGGTGAAGATCGCCGCGCGCATCACCGGTTGCCGCTCCCGCGCCGAGGATGTGGTGCAGGACGCCTTTTTCAGGCTCAGCGCCGCCCCGCAGATCACCTCGTCCTTCAAGGCCCAGCTCAGCTACCTGTTCCAGATCGTGCGCAACCTGGCCATCGATCACTACCGCAAGCAGGCCATGGAGCTGAAATACACCGGCAGCGAAGAGGAAGGGATGAATGTGGTCATCCAGAATGCCTCGCCCGAGGCCACCCACATCAATCTCGCCACCCTGGAACACATCGCCGACGCCCTCGACGAGCTACCCAAACGCACCCGCTACGCCTTCGAGATGTACCGCCTGCATGGCGTGCCGCAGAAGGACATCGCCAAGGAGCTGGGCGTGTCGCCGACGCTGGTCAACTTCATGATCCGCGATGCGCTGATCCATTGCCGCAAGAGCAGCCGCCTGGGCTGA
- the ccoN gene encoding cytochrome-c oxidase, cbb3-type subunit I codes for MSTAISPTAYNYKVVRQFAIMTVVWGILGMGLGVFIASQLVWPQLNLDLPWTSFGRLRPLHTNLVIFAFGGCALFGTSYYVVQRTCQTRLISDSMAAFTFWGWQAVIVGALITLPMGFTTTKEYAELEWPLAILLAIVWVTYALVFFGTIVKRKTKHIYVGNWFYGAFIVVTAMLHIVNHISLPVSLFKSYSAYAGATDAMIQWWYGHNAVGFFLTTGFLGMMYYFVPKQAERPIYSYRLSIVHFWALITLYIWAGPHHLHYTALPDWAQSLGMVMSIILLAPSWGGMINGMMTLSGAWHKLRTDPILRFLVVSLAFYGMSTFEGPMMAIKTVNSLSHYTDWTIGHVHAGALGWVAMISIGAVYHMIPKLYGRDQMHSVGLINAHFWLATIGTVLYIASMWVNGITQGLMWRAINDDGTLTYSFVEALQASHAGYIVRALGGAFFASGMLLMAYNVLRTVRAANPVQAEEAAKIVVVGAH; via the coding sequence ATGAGCACTGCAATCAGTCCGACTGCTTATAACTATAAGGTCGTCCGCCAGTTCGCCATCATGACGGTGGTCTGGGGGATCCTTGGCATGGGGCTTGGCGTCTTCATCGCCTCGCAACTGGTATGGCCCCAGCTCAACCTGGACCTGCCATGGACGAGCTTCGGCCGCCTGCGCCCACTGCACACCAACCTGGTGATCTTCGCCTTCGGTGGCTGCGCCCTGTTCGGCACCAGCTACTACGTGGTGCAGCGTACCTGCCAGACCCGGCTGATCTCCGACAGCATGGCCGCCTTCACCTTCTGGGGTTGGCAGGCGGTGATCGTCGGCGCGCTGATCACCCTGCCGATGGGCTTCACCACCACCAAGGAATACGCCGAGCTCGAGTGGCCGCTGGCGATCCTGCTGGCCATCGTCTGGGTCACCTACGCCCTGGTGTTCTTCGGCACCATCGTCAAGCGCAAGACCAAGCACATCTACGTCGGCAACTGGTTCTACGGCGCGTTCATCGTGGTCACCGCGATGCTGCACATCGTCAACCACATCTCGCTGCCGGTGAGCCTGTTCAAGTCCTACTCGGCCTACGCTGGCGCCACCGACGCGATGATCCAGTGGTGGTACGGGCACAATGCCGTGGGCTTCTTCCTGACCACCGGCTTCCTGGGGATGATGTACTACTTCGTCCCGAAACAGGCCGAACGCCCGATCTACTCCTATCGCCTGTCGATCGTGCACTTCTGGGCGCTGATCACCCTGTACATCTGGGCCGGCCCCCACCACCTGCACTACACCGCGCTGCCGGACTGGGCGCAGTCACTGGGCATGGTGATGTCGATCATCCTCCTGGCGCCGAGCTGGGGCGGCATGATCAACGGCATGATGACCCTCTCGGGGGCCTGGCATAAGCTGCGCACCGACCCGATCCTGCGCTTCTTGGTGGTGTCGCTGGCGTTCTACGGCATGTCCACCTTCGAAGGCCCGATGATGGCCATCAAGACGGTCAACTCACTGTCGCACTACACCGACTGGACCATCGGCCACGTCCACGCCGGCGCCCTCGGCTGGGTGGCGATGATCTCGATCGGCGCGGTCTACCACATGATCCCGAAACTCTACGGCCGCGATCAGATGCACAGCGTCGGCCTGATCAACGCGCACTTCTGGCTGGCCACCATCGGCACCGTGCTGTACATCGCCTCGATGTGGGTCAACGGCATTACCCAAGGCCTGATGTGGCGCGCCATCAACGACGACGGCACCCTCACCTACTCCTTCGTCGAAGCCCTGCAGGCCAGCCACGCGGGTTACATTGTCCGCGCCCTGGGCGGTGCGTTCTTCGCCTCCGGCATGCTGCTGATGGCCTACAACGTGCTGCGTACCGTGCGCGCCGCCAACCCGGTTCAGGCTGAGGAAGCCGCCAAGATCGTCGTCGTGGGAGCCCACTGA
- a CDS encoding exonuclease domain-containing protein gives MGHWLVIDLEATTDDGGWPVTEMEIIEIGASLVTRDGREVDHFQRFVRPRRRPQLTSFCRELTHIGQAEVDAAAPFPEVWAAFERWLGHHQAQLQAWVSWGDYDRKQLLLEWQTHHVRSLLEQLPHINLKQRFAKARHLQRPAGLNSALQLAGLQFAGQQHRALEDARNTARLLPLSLPPSST, from the coding sequence ATGGGCCACTGGTTGGTGATCGACCTGGAAGCCACTACCGACGACGGCGGCTGGCCGGTCACGGAGATGGAAATCATTGAAATCGGCGCAAGCCTGGTCACCCGCGACGGGCGCGAGGTCGACCACTTCCAGCGCTTCGTGCGGCCCCGGCGGCGGCCGCAGCTGACCTCCTTCTGTCGCGAGCTGACCCATATCGGCCAGGCCGAGGTCGATGCCGCCGCGCCCTTCCCGGAAGTCTGGGCCGCGTTCGAACGCTGGCTGGGTCATCACCAGGCACAATTGCAGGCCTGGGTAAGCTGGGGCGACTACGACCGCAAGCAACTGCTGCTGGAATGGCAGACGCACCATGTGCGCAGCCTGCTGGAGCAACTGCCGCACATCAACCTCAAGCAACGCTTCGCCAAGGCCCGCCACCTGCAGCGTCCGGCAGGCCTGAACAGCGCCCTGCAACTGGCCGGCCTGCAGTTTGCCGGGCAACAGCACCGGGCCCTGGAAGACGCCCGCAACACCGCACGCCTGCTGCCCCTGAGCCTGCCGCCAAGCAGCACCTGA
- a CDS encoding CcoQ/FixQ family Cbb3-type cytochrome c oxidase assembly chaperone has protein sequence MDIGMIRGLGTVVVLVAFVGLALWVFSPRRKQEFDEATQLPFADDPEATRHVEQAKASRSKQQ, from the coding sequence ATGGATATCGGGATGATTCGCGGCCTGGGCACCGTCGTGGTGCTGGTGGCCTTCGTGGGCCTGGCGCTGTGGGTATTCAGCCCGCGGCGCAAGCAGGAATTCGACGAAGCGACGCAATTGCCGTTCGCGGACGATCCAGAAGCCACCCGCCACGTCGAGCAAGCAAAAGCTTCTAGGAGCAAACAACAATGA
- the ppnP gene encoding pyrimidine/purine nucleoside phosphorylase, with amino-acid sequence MFKVNEYFDGTVKSIAFESKEGPATVGVMAPGEYEFGTAKREIMHVVSGALSVKLPGSDNWETFNAGDKFNVAADSKFQLKVAVDTAYLCEYRD; translated from the coding sequence ATGTTCAAGGTCAATGAGTACTTCGATGGCACCGTCAAGTCGATCGCCTTCGAAAGCAAGGAAGGTCCGGCCACCGTGGGTGTGATGGCCCCGGGCGAATACGAGTTCGGCACCGCCAAGCGCGAGATCATGCACGTAGTCTCCGGCGCCCTGAGCGTGAAGCTGCCAGGTAGCGACAACTGGGAAACCTTCAACGCGGGCGACAAGTTCAACGTGGCCGCCGACAGCAAGTTCCAACTGAAGGTGGCCGTGGATACCGCTTACCTGTGCGAGTACCGCGACTGA
- the ccoN gene encoding cytochrome-c oxidase, cbb3-type subunit I: protein MNTTSSTAYNYQVVRQFAIMTVVWGIVGMGLGVFIAAQLAWPAFNLDLPWTSFGRLRPLHTNAVIFAFGGCALFATSYYSVQRTCQTTLFAPRLAAFTFWGWQLVILLAAISLPLGYTSTKEYAELEWPIDILITIVWVAYAVVFFGTLMKRNTKHIYVGNWFFGAFILTVAILHIVNNLEVPVSLTKSYSLYAGATDAMVQWWYGHNAVGFFLTAGFLGMMYYYVPKQAERPVYSYRLSIVHFWALITLYIWAGPHHLHYTALPDWAQSLGMIMSLILLAPSWGGMINGMMTLSGAWHKLRSDPILRFLVVSLAFYGMSTFEGPMMAIKTVNALSHYTDWTIGHVHAGALGWVAMISIGALYHTIPKVFGKERMYSLGLINAHFWLATIGTVLYIASMWVNGIAQGLMWRAVNSDGTLTYSFVETLVASHPGFVVRFVGGAIFLSGMFLMAWNTWRTVRAPAAEQAPANAQLA, encoded by the coding sequence ATGAACACAACCAGCAGTACCGCCTACAACTATCAGGTGGTCCGCCAATTCGCCATCATGACGGTGGTGTGGGGCATCGTCGGGATGGGGCTCGGCGTCTTCATCGCCGCCCAGCTCGCCTGGCCCGCCTTCAACCTCGACCTGCCGTGGACCAGCTTCGGCCGCCTGCGACCCTTGCACACCAACGCGGTGATCTTCGCCTTCGGCGGCTGTGCCCTGTTCGCCACCTCCTATTATTCGGTGCAACGCACCTGCCAGACCACCCTGTTCGCGCCACGCCTGGCCGCGTTCACCTTCTGGGGCTGGCAACTGGTGATCCTGCTGGCGGCGATCAGCCTGCCGCTGGGCTACACCAGCACCAAGGAATACGCCGAACTGGAATGGCCGATCGACATCCTGATCACCATCGTCTGGGTGGCCTATGCCGTGGTGTTCTTCGGCACGCTGATGAAGCGCAACACCAAGCACATCTACGTGGGCAACTGGTTCTTCGGCGCCTTCATCCTCACCGTGGCGATCCTGCACATCGTCAACAACCTGGAAGTACCGGTCAGCCTGACCAAGTCCTACTCGCTGTACGCCGGCGCCACCGATGCCATGGTGCAGTGGTGGTACGGCCACAACGCCGTGGGCTTCTTCCTGACCGCCGGCTTCCTGGGGATGATGTACTACTACGTGCCCAAGCAGGCCGAGCGCCCGGTGTATTCGTATCGCCTGTCGATCGTCCACTTCTGGGCCCTGATCACCCTGTACATCTGGGCAGGCCCGCACCACCTGCACTACACCGCGCTGCCGGACTGGGCGCAGTCGCTGGGCATGATCATGTCGCTGATCCTGCTGGCGCCAAGCTGGGGCGGCATGATCAACGGCATGATGACCCTCTCGGGCGCCTGGCATAAGCTGCGCAGCGACCCGATCCTGCGCTTCCTGGTCGTCTCGCTGGCGTTCTACGGCATGTCCACCTTCGAAGGCCCGATGATGGCCATCAAGACGGTCAACGCCCTGTCCCACTACACCGACTGGACCATCGGCCACGTCCACGCCGGCGCCCTCGGCTGGGTGGCGATGATCTCCATCGGCGCGCTGTACCACACCATCCCGAAAGTGTTCGGCAAAGAGCGCATGTACAGCCTTGGGCTGATCAACGCGCACTTCTGGCTGGCCACCATCGGCACCGTGCTCTACATCGCCTCGATGTGGGTCAACGGCATCGCCCAGGGCCTGATGTGGCGCGCGGTCAACAGCGACGGCACGCTGACCTACTCGTTCGTCGAAACCCTGGTGGCCAGCCACCCAGGCTTCGTCGTGCGCTTCGTCGGCGGCGCGATCTTCCTCAGCGGCATGTTCCTGATGGCCTGGAACACCTGGCGCACCGTGCGTGCCCCGGCCGCCGAGCAAGCCCCCGCCAACGCCCAGCTGGCTTGA
- a CDS encoding alpha/beta family hydrolase, producing the protein MINGQSAGIDGDQWAKIGNVPGLRCDPPKIPQDRGISSCLILAHGAGAPMDSGFMEDMAQRLAGQGVGVVRFEFPYMAERRLSGGKRPPNPQKVLLECWRTVYDQLRPLVAGRLAVGGKSMGGRMASLVADELGADALVCLGYPFYAVGKPEKPRVEHLAGLHTRTLIVQGERDALGNREAVAGYALSPAIEVSWLVAADHDLKPLKASGFSHEQHMQAAAQRVAAFLRV; encoded by the coding sequence ATGATTAATGGGCAAAGTGCCGGTATTGACGGGGATCAATGGGCGAAGATCGGAAATGTCCCAGGCTTGCGCTGCGATCCTCCGAAAATTCCGCAGGATCGTGGCATTTCCAGCTGCCTGATCCTGGCCCACGGCGCCGGTGCGCCAATGGACAGCGGGTTCATGGAGGACATGGCGCAAAGGCTGGCGGGGCAAGGGGTAGGGGTGGTGCGCTTCGAGTTCCCATACATGGCCGAGCGGCGTCTGAGCGGCGGCAAGCGGCCGCCCAATCCGCAGAAGGTGTTGCTTGAATGCTGGCGGACTGTCTACGACCAGCTGCGACCATTGGTCGCAGGGCGGTTGGCTGTCGGTGGCAAGTCCATGGGCGGACGCATGGCCAGTCTCGTGGCGGACGAACTGGGCGCCGATGCGCTGGTGTGCCTGGGATATCCGTTCTATGCCGTGGGCAAGCCTGAAAAGCCACGCGTGGAGCACTTGGCCGGGCTGCATACGCGAACGTTGATCGTGCAGGGCGAGCGGGATGCCCTGGGCAATCGTGAGGCGGTGGCGGGGTATGCGCTATCGCCGGCGATCGAGGTGAGCTGGCTGGTGGCGGCCGATCATGACCTCAAGCCGTTGAAGGCGTCAGGGTTCAGTCATGAGCAGCACATGCAGGCGGCGGCGCAGCGCGTGGCGGCTTTCCTGCGGGTGTAG
- a CDS encoding cbb3-type cytochrome oxidase subunit 3: MEMDIGMIRGLGTLVVMIAFIGLSLWVFNRRRDRDFAEARLLPFVDDRLPPAGQEPAVLRSTQQ; encoded by the coding sequence ATGGAAATGGACATCGGCATGATCCGCGGCCTGGGCACCCTGGTGGTGATGATCGCCTTCATCGGCCTGTCGCTCTGGGTGTTCAACCGTCGCCGCGACCGTGATTTCGCCGAAGCGCGCCTGCTGCCCTTCGTCGACGACCGCCTGCCCCCCGCCGGGCAGGAACCTGCCGTATTGAGGAGTACCCAGCAATGA
- the ccoO gene encoding cytochrome-c oxidase, cbb3-type subunit II, translated as MKHEAVEKNIGLMAFFMVIAVSVGGLTQIVPLFFQDVTNKPVEGMKPRTALEVEGRDIYIREGCVGCHSQMIRPFRAETERYGHYSVAGESVWDHPFLWGSKRTGPDLARVGGRYSDDWHRAHLYNPRNVVPESKMPSYPWLVENKLDGKDTAKKMEVLRTLGTPYTDEDIAGARDAVKGKTEMDAIVAYLQGLGTLIKSKR; from the coding sequence ATGAAGCATGAAGCAGTCGAGAAGAATATCGGCCTGATGGCCTTCTTCATGGTCATCGCCGTCAGCGTCGGTGGCCTCACCCAGATCGTCCCGCTGTTCTTCCAGGACGTCACCAACAAGCCGGTCGAGGGCATGAAGCCACGTACCGCGCTCGAGGTCGAGGGCCGCGACATCTACATCCGCGAAGGCTGCGTGGGTTGCCACTCGCAAATGATCCGGCCGTTCCGCGCCGAGACCGAACGCTACGGCCACTACTCGGTGGCCGGCGAGAGCGTGTGGGACCACCCGTTCCTGTGGGGTTCCAAGCGTACCGGGCCCGACCTGGCCCGCGTCGGCGGCCGCTACTCGGACGACTGGCACCGCGCCCACCTGTACAACCCGCGCAACGTGGTACCGGAATCGAAGATGCCGTCGTACCCGTGGCTGGTGGAAAACAAGCTCGACGGCAAGGACACCGCCAAGAAGATGGAAGTGCTGCGCACCCTGGGCACGCCGTACACCGACGAAGACATCGCCGGCGCCCGTGACGCGGTCAAGGGCAAGACCGAGATGGACGCCATCGTCGCGTACCTGCAAGGCCTTGGCACCCTCATCAAAAGCAAACGGTGA
- the ccoP gene encoding cytochrome-c oxidase, cbb3-type subunit III yields MTTFWSTYISVLTIGSLIGLTWLLLATRKGQSSDTTDQTMGHSFDGIEEYDNPLPKWWFWLFVGTLVFSVGYLILYPGLGNWKGILPGYENGWTQVDEWQKEMDKADAKFGPIFAKYAAMPVEEVAKDPQALKMGSRLFASNCSVCHGSDAKGSYGFPNLTDNDWRWGGEPETIKASIMNGRHGVMPGWSTVIGEQGVADVAAFVLTNLDGRSLPEGVKADPAKGQEIFATNCVACHGPEGKGTPAMGAPNLTHPQAFIYGSSFAQLQQTIRYGRQGQMPAQHDIQGNDKVHLLAAYVYSLSQEQAAETVTAK; encoded by the coding sequence ATGACCACCTTCTGGAGTACGTACATCAGCGTACTGACCATCGGCAGCCTGATCGGCCTGACCTGGCTGCTGCTCGCCACCCGAAAAGGCCAGAGCAGCGACACCACCGACCAGACCATGGGCCACAGCTTCGACGGCATCGAGGAGTACGACAACCCGCTGCCCAAGTGGTGGTTCTGGCTGTTCGTCGGCACCCTGGTGTTCTCGGTCGGCTACCTGATCCTCTACCCGGGCCTGGGCAATTGGAAAGGCATCCTGCCTGGCTACGAGAATGGCTGGACCCAGGTGGACGAGTGGCAGAAAGAGATGGACAAGGCCGACGCCAAGTTCGGCCCGATCTTCGCCAAGTATGCCGCCATGCCGGTTGAGGAAGTGGCCAAGGATCCACAGGCGTTGAAGATGGGCAGCCGGCTGTTCGCCTCCAACTGCTCGGTGTGCCACGGCTCCGACGCCAAGGGCTCCTACGGCTTCCCCAACCTGACCGACAACGACTGGCGCTGGGGTGGCGAGCCGGAGACCATCAAGGCCTCGATCATGAACGGCCGCCACGGCGTCATGCCGGGCTGGTCCACGGTGATCGGCGAGCAGGGCGTGGCCGATGTGGCAGCCTTCGTGCTGACCAACCTCGATGGCCGCAGCCTGCCGGAAGGCGTCAAGGCCGACCCGGCCAAGGGCCAGGAAATCTTCGCCACAAACTGCGTGGCCTGCCACGGGCCTGAAGGCAAGGGCACCCCGGCCATGGGCGCGCCGAACCTGACCCATCCGCAGGCGTTCATCTACGGCTCGAGCTTCGCCCAGCTGCAGCAGACCATCCGTTACGGCCGTCAGGGCCAGATGCCGGCGCAGCACGACATCCAGGGCAACGACAAGGTCCACCTGCTGGCGGCCTATGTGTATAGCCTGTCGCAAGAGCAAGCAGCAGAAACGGTAACCGCCAAGTAA
- a CDS encoding substrate-binding periplasmic protein, translating into MIPLPSAKLSSFLLLFATVLLNAAAQAEVVREVKIGAAHFPPYTVRPEQGADTGLLPQLVESLNRLQSLYRFVLVPTSIPRRFGDFQQGRTDMAIFENPQWGWQEIEHKAVDMGLEDAEIFVSRQQSGRDQHYFDDLEGKRLALFNGYHYAFADFNADPAWLKKRYRATLTYSHDSNLNMVERGRADIALVTRSYLSDFLKRNPDSAGQLLASQRVDQVYHHYALLRPGASISPEAFAGLLRQLRENGELLRIFQPYKITVEAPHD; encoded by the coding sequence TTGATTCCACTGCCCAGTGCCAAGCTGTCGTCCTTCCTGTTGCTGTTCGCGACGGTTTTGCTGAATGCCGCGGCACAGGCCGAGGTGGTGCGGGAAGTGAAGATCGGGGCCGCGCATTTCCCGCCCTACACCGTGCGTCCGGAGCAGGGCGCCGACACCGGTCTGCTGCCGCAGCTGGTGGAGTCGCTGAACCGCTTGCAGTCCTTGTACCGTTTCGTCCTGGTGCCCACCTCGATTCCCCGGCGCTTCGGCGATTTCCAGCAGGGCCGCACCGACATGGCGATCTTCGAGAATCCGCAGTGGGGCTGGCAGGAGATCGAGCACAAGGCGGTGGACATGGGGCTGGAGGATGCCGAGATCTTCGTCAGCCGCCAGCAGTCAGGGCGTGACCAGCATTACTTCGACGATCTTGAGGGCAAGCGCCTGGCGCTGTTCAATGGCTATCACTATGCCTTTGCCGATTTCAACGCGGACCCGGCCTGGTTGAAGAAGCGCTACCGTGCCACGCTGACTTACTCCCACGACAGCAACCTCAACATGGTCGAGCGTGGGCGTGCTGACATCGCCCTGGTCACCCGCTCGTACCTCAGTGACTTCCTCAAGCGCAACCCGGACAGCGCCGGGCAGTTGCTGGCGTCGCAACGGGTCGATCAGGTCTACCATCACTACGCCTTGCTGCGTCCAGGGGCTTCCATCAGCCCCGAAGCCTTTGCCGGCTTGTTGCGTCAGTTGCGGGAAAATGGCGAGCTGCTGCGCATCTTCCAGCCCTACAAGATCACCGTCGAAGCCCCGCACGACTAA
- the ccoO gene encoding cytochrome-c oxidase, cbb3-type subunit II, whose amino-acid sequence MNHEVVEKNIGLMALLMVFAVSIGGLTQIVPLFFQDVTNKPVEGMKPYTALQLEGRDIYIREGCVGCHSQMVRPFRAETERYGHYSVAGESVWDHPFLWGSKRTGPDLARVGGRYSDDWHRAHLYNPRNVVPESKMPSYPWLVAAQVDNSHTDVKMRVLRGLGVPYSDDDIAGAKDAVKGKTEMDALVAYLQVLGTAIKNKR is encoded by the coding sequence ATGAACCATGAAGTCGTTGAGAAAAACATAGGCCTGATGGCCCTGCTGATGGTATTCGCCGTCAGCATCGGCGGCCTGACCCAGATCGTCCCGCTGTTCTTCCAGGACGTCACCAACAAGCCGGTCGAGGGCATGAAGCCCTACACCGCCCTGCAACTCGAAGGCCGCGACATCTACATCCGCGAAGGCTGCGTGGGCTGCCACTCGCAGATGGTCCGGCCATTCCGCGCCGAGACCGAGCGCTACGGCCACTACTCGGTGGCCGGCGAGAGCGTATGGGACCATCCGTTCCTGTGGGGCTCCAAGCGTACCGGTCCGGACCTGGCCCGCGTCGGCGGCCGCTACTCGGACGACTGGCACCGCGCGCACCTGTACAACCCGCGCAACGTGGTACCGGAATCGAAGATGCCGTCATACCCATGGCTGGTGGCCGCGCAGGTCGACAACAGCCACACCGACGTCAAGATGCGCGTCCTGCGCGGCCTCGGCGTGCCCTACAGCGACGACGACATCGCCGGCGCGAAGGACGCGGTCAAGGGCAAGACCGAGATGGACGCACTGGTCGCCTACCTGCAGGTGCTCGGCACCGCGATCAAGAACAAGAGGTGA
- the ccoP gene encoding cytochrome-c oxidase, cbb3-type subunit III has protein sequence MTTFWSLYVTVLTLGTIFALTWLLLSTRKGQREEITDEVVGHAFDGIEEYDNPLPKWWFWLFVGTVVFALGYLVLYPGLGNWKGILPGYAYVDNEKKTEFSNGQAGWTGVHEWEKEMAKADARFGPIFAKFAAMPLEEVAKDPQALKMGARLFASNCSVCHGSDARGAYGFPNLTDNDWRWGGEPETIKTTIMNGRHGVMPGWASVIGEQGVADVAAFVLTNLDGRKLPEDAKADPAKGQQIFATNCVACHGPEGKGTPAMGAPNLTHPQAFIYGSSFAQLQQTIRYGRQGQMPAQAQMQGNDKVHLLAAYVYSLSHQEQQEPKAE, from the coding sequence ATGACAACCTTCTGGAGTCTGTACGTCACCGTCCTGACCCTGGGCACCATCTTCGCCTTGACCTGGCTGCTGCTGTCGACCCGCAAGGGCCAGCGCGAAGAGATCACCGACGAAGTCGTCGGCCACGCCTTCGACGGCATCGAGGAGTACGACAACCCGCTGCCGAAATGGTGGTTCTGGCTGTTCGTCGGCACCGTCGTCTTCGCCCTCGGCTACCTGGTGCTGTACCCGGGCCTGGGCAACTGGAAAGGCATCCTGCCGGGCTACGCCTACGTCGACAACGAGAAGAAGACCGAGTTCTCCAACGGCCAGGCCGGCTGGACCGGCGTGCACGAATGGGAAAAGGAAATGGCCAAGGCCGACGCCCGCTTCGGGCCGATCTTCGCCAAGTTCGCCGCCATGCCGCTGGAGGAGGTGGCCAAGGACCCGCAGGCCCTGAAGATGGGCGCTCGCCTGTTCGCCTCCAACTGCTCGGTATGCCACGGTTCCGACGCCCGGGGCGCCTACGGCTTCCCCAACCTGACCGACAACGACTGGCGTTGGGGCGGTGAGCCGGAGACCATCAAGACCACCATCATGAACGGTCGCCACGGCGTGATGCCAGGCTGGGCCTCGGTGATCGGCGAACAGGGCGTGGCGGACGTGGCGGCCTTCGTGCTGACCAACCTGGACGGGCGCAAGCTGCCCGAGGACGCCAAGGCCGACCCGGCCAAAGGCCAGCAGATCTTCGCCACCAACTGCGTGGCCTGCCACGGCCCCGAGGGCAAGGGCACCCCGGCCATGGGCGCGCCGAACCTGACTCATCCGCAGGCGTTCATCTACGGCTCGAGCTTCGCCCAACTGCAGCAGACCATCCGCTATGGCCGTCAGGGGCAGATGCCGGCCCAAGCGCAGATGCAGGGCAACGACAAGGTCCACCTGCTGGCGGCCTACGTCTACAGCCTGTCGCACCAGGAGCAACAAGAGCCAAAAGCCGAGTGA